One Pagrus major chromosome 15, Pma_NU_1.0 DNA window includes the following coding sequences:
- the adss2 gene encoding adenylosuccinate synthetase isozyme 2, which produces MCDGAHKCSQPAATEAAEMSESGSQESAEAPNGSGRPRPPVGNRVAVVLGAQWGDEGKGKVVDLLAQDADMVCRCQGGNNAGHTVVVDSVEYDFHLLPSGIINPKVTAFIGNGVVIHLPGLFEEAAKNERKGKGLKDWEKRLIISDRAHIVFDFHQAVDGVQEQQRQEQAGKNLGTTKKGIGPVYSAKAARSGLRICDLLADFTQFSERYKVLAQQYKGMYPTLEIDIEGELDKLKDYVERIKPMVRDGVHYMYEALHGPPKKILVEGANAALLDIDFGTYPFVTSSNCTVGGVCTGLGMPPQNVGEVYGVVKAYTTRVGIGAFPSEQSNDIGQLLQTRGKEVGVTTGRKRRCGWLDLVLIKYAHMINGFTALALTKLDILDVLAEIKVGVAYKVDNQTIPHFPANQEVLHRVEVQYETLPGWKSDTSAARSFEELPENAQKYVQFIEEHVGVPVKWIGVGKSRESMIQLF; this is translated from the exons ATGTGCGACGGGGCGCACAAGTGTAGTCAGCCAGCAGCGACGGAGGCAGCAGAAATGTCGGAAAGTGGGAGTCAGGAATCCGCCGAAGCCCCGAACGGCAGCGGCAGACCCAGACCGCCCGTCGGCAACAGAGTGGCCGTGGTCCTGGGGGCTCAATGGGGCGACGAGGGGAAGGGAAAAGTTGTGGACCTCCTGGCGCAAGACGCGGATATGGTGTGCAGATGTCAG ggCGGCAACAACGCAGGACACACAGTGGTGGTCGACTCGGTGGAGTACGACTTTCACCTCCTCCCCAGCGGCATCATCAACCCCAAGGTCACCGCCTTCATCG GCAATGGTGTAGTGATCCACCTTCCAGGGCTGTTTGAAGAGGCAGCAAAGAACGAACGCAAAGGAAAAG gtctgAAAGACTGGGAGAAAAGGTTGATCATCTCAGACAGAGCACATATTG TGTTTGACTTCCACCAAGCGGTTGATGGCGTTCAGGAACAGCAGAGACAAGAGCAAGCAGGCAAGAA CCTCGGGACAACAAAGAAGGGGATTGGTCCAGTCTACTCAGCCAAGGCAGCACGTAGCGGTCTCAGGATATGCGACCTGTTGGCTGACTTCACTCAGTTCTCTGAAAG GTATAAGGTATTGGCCCAGCAGTACAAGGGTATGTACCCGACTCTGGAGATTGACATAGAGGGAGAGCTGGACAAATTAAAG gACTATGTGGAGCGGATCAAGCCCATGGTGAGAGACGGGGTGCACTACATGTACGAGGCTCTTCATGGTCCTCCTAAGAAGATTTTGGTGGAAGGAGCCAATGCAGCACTACTGGACATCGACTTTG GGACGTACCCGTTTGTGACATCGTCCAACTGCACGGTGGGTGGGGTCTGCACTGGTCTTGGCATGCCGCCTCAAAACGTTGGGGAGGTTTACGGGGTCGTCAAGGCGTACACCACCAGGGTCGGCATTGGAGCTTTCCCCTCAGAGCAGAGCAAC GACATTGGACAGCTGCTTCAGACTCGGGGGAAGGAGGTGGGCGTGACCACAGGCAGGAAAAGACGATGTGGTTGGCTGGACCTGGTGCTCATCAAATATGCACACATGATTAACGGCTTCACTGC TTTAGCTCTCACCAAATTGGACATACTTGATGTGTTGGCAGAGATCAAAGTGGGCGTAGCGTACAAAGTCGACAACCAAACTATACCTCACTTTCCAG ccaatcaggaggTGTTGCATCGTGTAGAGGTCCAGTATGAGACTCTGCCGGGCTGGAAGAGCGACACCTCAGCTGCAAGAAGCTTTGAAGAGCTGCCCGAGAACGCCCAGAAATATGTCCAGTTCATTGAGGAGCATGTGGGAGTGCCTG TCAAGTGGATCGGAGTGGGCAAGTCTCGGGAGTCCATGATCCAGCTGTTCTAG
- the LOC141009419 gene encoding uncharacterized protein: protein MSARLLLRAVVNERLTAAAEEILQVFERTIVKYEEEASSSKLEIERLRCLLLESNQRTDFPQLTMCKEEPPPEQQHCEQELSGSICQTAPELRHIKEEDHELWACEQQDEEEEEEVQEFNDACDSYLPQSSAWKENEQEDMKPPLQPQNDESEEQFQELQEVQTVEFDLPLASTSQTLIQNERVQDGRENERPAVSFTNHSQTDLNQRSLIAFTEFCRQNSVAADYRCYLCDKSFSSNRHLINHAVRIHSKDADVLCAVCGKTFESTESLNVHLESHKGSNCCHMCGKHLSSTNALTEHMASHAGVKLHRCHVCGKECGRKGDLKIHMRIHTGEKPYRCSLCRKSFTHSGHLRKHMRTHTGERPHHCDVCGRGFLQSTHLKYHLRTHAQKY, encoded by the exons ATGTCTGCCCGGCTGCTACTCAGAGCTGTCGTAAACGAGCGACTGACGGCCGCTGCGGAGGAAATACTTCAGGTTTTTGAGAGAACGATCGTAAAATATGAAGAAGAAGCTTCCAGCTCCAAACTGGAGATTGAACGACTCAGATGTCTGCTACTGGAGTCAAACCAGAGGACag ACTTTCCTCAGTTGACCATGTGCAAAGAGGAACCTCcccctgagcagcagcactgtGAGCAGGAGCTGAGCGGCAGCATCTGTCAGACTGCCCCCGAGCTTCGACACATTAAAGAGGAAGATCATGAACTCTGGGCCTGTGAGCAGCaggacgaagaagaagaagaagaggttcAAGAGTTTAATGATGCTTGTGACTCATATCTACCTCAGTCATCTGCCTGGAAGGAAAATGAGCAGGAGGATATGAAACCGCCTTTACAACCTCAAAACGATGAAAGTGAGGAGCAGTTTCAGGAGCTGCAGGAAGTTCAAACTGTAGAGTTCGATCTACCTCTCGCGTCAACTTCACAAACTCTGATCCAGAATGAAAGAGTCCAAGATGGAAGGGAAAACGAAAGACCTGCTGTAAGTTTTACAAACCATTCACAGACGGATCTAAATCAGAGGTCTTTAATCGCTTTCACTGAGTTTTGTCGTCAAAATTCGGTTGCAGCTGACTATCGTTGTTATTTGTGCGACAAATCTTTCTCCTCCAATCGCCACCTGATAAATCACGCTGTTCGCATTCATTCAAAGGACGCAGATGtcctctgtgctgtgtgtggaaAGACCTTTGAGTCTACTGAAAGTCTCAATGTGCACCTCGAATCACACAAGGGCTCAAACTGCTGTCACATGTGTGGGAAACACCTCAGCAGTACCAACGCTCTGACTGAACACATGGCCAGCCATGCCGGGGTGAAACTGCACCGCTGCCACGTCTGTGGGAAAGAGTGCGGCCGGAAAGGAGATTTAAAGATACATATGAGAATTCACACAGGCGAGAAGCCTTACCGCTGCTCTCTCTGCCGTAAGAGTTTCACCCACAGCGGACATCTGAGGAAGCACATGAGGACCCACACAGGAGAGAGACCGCACCATTGTGACGTCTGTGGCAGAGGGTTTCTACAGAGCACACACCTGAAATACCACCTGAGGACTCACGCTCAGAAATATTGA